The sequence ACCCCGTTACCGCGGCATTGCCTACCACGTGAAAACCAAGCAAGATGTAAAGGCTGTAAAGCAATGTGTAAAGAATCTGCCTTTCGATCAGTGGGCAGAGGCTTTGCGTACTACCTTTAACCCCGATTCTGTGATCCGCATCCGTGTGGAGAAAGGACTGTTTAAACTTGGCGATAATCCTACCATTGATAAGATGGTGTTTAAGCAGGCTACCAGTTCAACATCTGATGCTAATTATCCCATCGATGCTGTATATGGCAAGAAACTGAAGCGTCCAGATAACTATCAGGATGTGCGTCAGCAAGTGGTTGAGGATCTGCAGGATTACCTGGAGCAGGAGTGGGTTGAAGCCTTACGCCATCGTTATCAGGTAGAAGTGAATCAAGAAGTATTGAAAACTGTAAATAAACATCTATGAGTATTATAAAGAAAGTAATGACACTGGCGCTTCTGGCCTTGCCTTTGGTAGCTACTGCCCAGAAGAAGGATTCTATTGGTACCGTCATCGACGAAGTGGTATGGGTGGTTGGCGATGAAGCCATCCTCCGTTCGGATGTTGAAGCCCTGCGCATGCAGTCGGCTATGGAAGGTGTAAAATGGAGTGGAAACCCCGACTGCACTATTCCAGAGCAGATTGCAGTTCAGAAACTGTTCAAGCACCAGGCTCAGATTGATAGTATTGAGGTGACCGATGCCGATGTGGCACAGGAGGTAGAGCAGCAGATTAGCTACTGGCTCGAGATGGTTGATGGTTCACGTGAGCGCCTCGAGGAGTACAAGCACCAGAACCTGACACAGATTCGTGCCGACCTGCGCGAGGAAATGAAAGATCGTCAGATGGTACAGAAAATGAAGCAGAAGCTTGTTGAGGATATTGCCGTTACACCTGCTGAGGTTCGTCGCTATTTCAGTGCCCTGCCACAGGATAGTCTGCCTTTTGTTCCTACCGAGGTTGAAGTACAGATTGTACAGCTTACCCCAAAGATTGAACAGGAGGAACTGAACCGTGTAAAGGATGAACTGCGTAACTATACAGAGCGTGTAAATAAGGGTGAAACCCGATTCCAGACTTTGGCACAGTTGTATTCTGAGGACCCAGGTTCTGCTCGTCGTGGTGGTGAGCTCGGTCTGATGGGACGTGGTACCCTTGATCCTGCCTTTGCTGCTGTTGCTTTCAATCTTACCGATCCTAAAAAGGTGTCGAAGATTGTTGAGTCGGAGTTCGGTTTCCATATCATCCAGCTGATTGAGAAGCGTGGTGACAAGGTGAATGTACGTCATATCCTGCGTAAGCCTGTGGTATCGCAGGAGTCTGTTGACCGTGCTTTGGGTCGTCTGGATTCTATTGCGGCCGATTTGCGTGCCGAGAAATTCAGCTTTGAGGATGCTGCCTCACTGATTTCTGACGATAAGGATACCCGTAACGCCAAGGGACTGTTGAGTACCGATCAGATGCGTACTGGTAAGACCTCATCTAAGTTCCGTATGCAGGACCTGCCTGCTGAGATTGCCAAGGCTGTTGATACACTGAAGGTGGGTGAGATCTCTAATGCCTTCCAGATGATTAACCAGCGTGGTAAGACCGTATGTGTGATTGCTAAGCTGAAGAGTCGTACCGAAGGTCATAAGGCCTCTGTAACCGAGGACTTCCAGATTATGAAGGACGTGGTGCTGAATAAGCGTCGTGAGGACCGTATCCATCAGTGGGTAGTAGATAAGATTAAGAGTACTTATACCCGACTGAACGACGATTATAAGGATTGCAATTTCGAATATGAAGGTTGGATTAAGTAGAGCTGCTCTATTCCTGTCAATCGTTCTGATGGTTGGCTTCGTTTCTGCATTTGCCCAGCAAAAGCAGCAGCGTCGTCGTCCGGCTGCACGTAAAACGGCTAAGGCTAAGGATACACGTGTGTATCTGGTGCATGCCGATGTGCTGCATTACGACCAGCTGAAGAATCCCGATGCCACCATTCTGAATGGTAAGGTACATTTTACACATCAGGGTGCCCGATTGTATTGCGATAGTGCCTATTTCTATGAGGCTAGCAATTCGTTCGAGGCGTTCGGACATGTGAAGATGTACCAGGGCGATACGCTCTCGCTGTTGAGCGATTATGCTTATTACGATGGTAACGAGCAGATGGCTCGTGCCCGTTATAATGTGGTGCTGAAGCATAAGAAGACCACTCTTTATACCGATAGCCTTGATTACGACCGTTTGTATGATAATGCCTACTTCTTTGAGGGTGGAAAGATGATTGACGGTAAGACTACGCTTACCTCCGACTGGGGAGAATATAACACCAAGAGCAAAATGTCGGTATTCAATTACGATGTGAAGATGAAGAGTCCCAAGTTCTTCCTCACTACCGATACTCTTTATTACGACACCCGTTTGTCGATGGCTCATATTGTTGGTCCGTCGAATATCACCTCGGGAGAGAGCCATATCTATTCCGAGCAAGGCTATTATGATACCAAGAACGACCGTGCCCGCCTGATGAACCGCTCGGTTCTCTCTAATCAGGGAAAGATGATGGTGGGAGATAGTGTGTACTACGACAGCAAACAGGGCTTTAGCCAGGCCTTCCGCAACGTTGTGTATGTGGATTCTGTAAACAAGAATAAACTTACAGGTAACTATGGCGAGTACTACGAGAATACCGGTTTTGCGCTGTGTACGGATAGTGCCGTAGCCATCGACTACTCGCAGGGCGACTCGTTGTTTATGCATGCCGATACATTTAAGGTGGTAACCTATAATATTGAAACCGATTCGGTGTATCGCAAAATCTTTGCTTTCCATCATGTGCGTGCATTCCGAAACGATGTGCAGGCTGTTTGCGACTCACTTATCTATAACTCGCTCGATTCGTGTATGACGCTCTATCACGATCCTATCGTGTGGAACAATAACCAGCAGTTGGTGGGCGACCGTATCGAGGTGTTTATGAAAGATTCGCTGATCGATCATGCCCATGTTATCGACAACTGTTTCTCGATACAACAACTTCGTAGCGATACTACGCTTTATAATCAGGTGTCGTCGAAGGAGATGTTTGCCTACTTTATTGATGGTGCCATCCACGAAGCCCAAGCTAAGGGTAATGTGCTGATAGGTTATTATTTTGAGGAGGGCGACAGCGTGGCGATTATCTATAATTACCAGGAAACATCCGAACTTCGTATGTTCCTGAAGGACCGTAAACTGCAAAAGGTATGGACACCCAAGAGCAGTGGTACGATGTATCCGCTAAACCAGATCCCTAATGATCGTAAGCATCTGCCAGGCTTTGCGTGGTATAACTACGTGCGCCCAATGAATCGCTACGACATTTTCAATTGGCGCGAAAAGAAAAGCGTTGAAAACTAAGACTGAAAAATGGATTTAATACATCTTCTTCCCGATAGTGTTGCTAACCAGATTGCCGCTGGTGAGGTAATACAGCGTCCGGCTTCTGTTATCAAGGAGCTGGTTGAGAATTCTGTTGATGCAGGTGCCAAGACCATCCATGTGATTGTGGTGGATGCTGGTCGTACCTCTATTCAGGTTATCGACGATGGTAAGGGCATGAGTGAGACCGATGCACGATTGGCGTTCGAGCGCCATGCTACATCGAAGATCTCGCAGGCCGACGATCTGTTTGCCCTGCACACCATGGGATTCCGTGGCGAGGCTTTGGCTTCGATTGCTGCCGTGGCACAGGTTGAACTGCAAACACGTCGACAGGAAGATGAGATAGGAACCAAGGTTTCAATTGCTGGGTCGAAGGTAACTCGACAGGAACCGGTATCTTGTCCGGTGGGATCTAACTTTAAGGTTGATAACCTGTTCTTCAATGTACCTGCCCGTCGCAAGTTCCTGAAGACGAATGCTACCGAGCTGAATAATATCTTGACAGCTTTCGAGCGTATCGTGCTCGTTTATCCCGATATTCATTTTACCTTGCACAATAATGGGGTAGAGATGCTGAACCTGCGTGCAGGCTCTGTACGTCAGCGCATTGCAGATGTGTTTGGAAAACAGTATAATCAGGATTTAGTACCTGTTGAGGTGCATACAGCCATGTGTACGGTTTCTGGTTTTGTGGGTAAACCTGAGGCTGCCCGCAAAAAAACTGGGTGCGACTATTTCTTCGTCAATGGTCGCTTTATGAAGCACCCTTACTTTCACAAGGCTGTGATGAAAGCTTACGACCGTTTGGTGCCCGAAGGTATGGCTGTACCTTATTTCTTGTATATAGAAGTAGAGCCAGGCGAGATAGATGTGAACATACATCCTACCAAGACCGAAATTAAGTTTGAGAATGAACAGGCCATCTGGCAGATTCTGTCGGCAGCTGTTCGTGATGGTATTGGCAAGTACTGCGAAGTGCCTTCGATTGATTTCGATACTCAGGGACAACCAGACATTCCCTTGTTTGATAGTAACAGCAACACTTTCCAAGATAGTTTTGCTGCGCCCAAGGTTAACTATAACCCAGATTATAATCCGTTTAAGCAGAGTGGTGGAAGTAGTTCCAGCAGTGTGCCTAATCAGTGGGAGAGTTTGTATCAGGGTGTGGAACAGGGCTCGTTCCGTGAGGAACCTGTACAGCAACCATCGTTCTTTGACGATGAAAACGTTGTGGCGCCACAGTCGGCTACCGAGATTCTCTCTGAGAAGTCGCCTGCTCACTACCAGTATAAGGGCAAGTACCTGATGACGGCAGTAAAATCCGGTCTGATGATTATCGACCAGCATCGTGCCAGCATCCGTGTGCTTTACGATCGTTACCTGAATCAGCACGACGGTCATGTTATCAGCACCCAGAAAATGCTGTTCCCTGAAACGATTACATTCTCGCCGTCCGAGGGTGTTACCATGCAGCAGCTGTTGCCCGAACTTACCGCTTATGGTTTCGACCTGAGCGATTTAGGTGGTAATACCTATGCTGTGAATGGTATTCCTGCTGGACTCGAAGGTATTAATCCGCAGAACCTGCTGCACGACATGCTGTCATCAACGAGTGCAGCCGATTCGATAGAGGCTATTCATACTGCTTTGGCACTCCGCCTAGCCCAGAGTGCTGCCATTCCTTATGGTCAGATACTGACTAACGACGAAATTGAGAGCATCATTAACGATCTTTTCTCGTGCTCGAACGTCAATTATACACCCGATGGAAAAGCTATACTTTGCATACTTCCACAGGGCGATATTGAGCATTTATTGGGTTAAAATGTGAATGAAGGTTAAATTCTAACAGATTTCTTGTAAAACATGCGGTAGTTTCAAAAAATCTTCTTACCTTTGCACCCGCTTACAAGAAATGAGGGCGTTTAGCTCAGCTGGTTTAGAGCATCTGCCTTACAAGCAGAGGGTCGGCGGTTCGAATCCGTCAACGCCCACAACAACAAGTTAGGATGTGATTTCGGTCACATCCTTTTTTCATTTAACAACAGACATAACTGCCACATGAAGAAGGTTAAGAATAGCGAACTACTGCTTTCATACATCCGTGAAGGACGTGAGATGAGCCAAAGAGAAAAACTTTGGTTGATTGTTAGTTTGAGTATTCCTTCGATCCTGGCACAGATATCAGCTACCATCATGTTTTTTATCGATGCCTCGATGGTGGGCCATTTGGGTGCCAAGGCATCGGCTTCAATCGGTCTGGTGGAAACTACCGGTTGGCTGTTGGGTGGTTTGGCTTCGGCAGCTAACATGGGCTTTTCGGTGCAGGTGGCGCATTTTATTGGTGCCAACGACTTTGAGGCGGCCCGTCGTGTCTTGCGCCAGGCTTTAGTGTGCTGTATGGTTTGGGCACTATTGATATCCATTACATCGGTAGCTATCAGTCCATTCCTGCCTTATTGGATGGGAGGAACGGCTGAGATTGCCCGCGATGCCTCATTGTATTTCGGTATTTTCGGAGCTTGTGGTATCTTTTTTCAGATGGAGGGATTGGCAGGTTCTATGCTCAAGTGCTCGGGTAACATGAAGATTCCCTCGATGTTGAATATCGGCATGTGCGTGATGGATGTGGTGTTTAACTACCTGTTTATTTATATTTTAGGTTTGGGTGTGATGGGTGCTGCCATTGGTACAGGTATGGCCATGCTGGTTACAGCTAGTCTGATGCTGTATTTCCTATTGGTACGCTCAAAAATGCTCTCATTGGTAGGACGCCCAGGTTCATTCAAGCCAAAAGCTGATACCATTGGTACTGCTTTCAGAATTGGTGCCCCCATGGGTTTGCAGCATCTGCTAATGGGATCGGCTCAGATGGTGAGCACGCTGATTGTGGCACCATTGGGTACGATTGCTATTGCTGCCCATTCGTTGGCTATTACGGTAGAGAGTTTATGCTATATGCCTGGTTTCGGTATTGCCGAGGCTGCCACTACATTGGTGGGACAGGGTATAGGTGCAGGGCAGAAACAGCTTACCCGCTCGTTTGCCCATATGTCGGTTGGTTTAGGCATGATGGTAATGACACTGATGGGTGTGCTGATGTGGACTTTTGCACCACAGTTGATGGCTATCATGTCGCCTGTTGATGAAGTGATAGCTCTGGGTGCTCAGGTTCTGCGTATCGAAGCATGGGCAGAGCCGATGTTTGCTGCTGCCATTGTAGTTAACGGTATTTTCGTGGGTGCAGGCGATACCATCATCCCGGCCATCATGAGTTTGGGTTCTATGTGGGCTGTTCGTTTGTCGTTGGCTGCCACACTGGCTCCCAAATGGGGTTTAATGGGTGTATGGACTGCTATGGCCATCGAACTTACCTTCCGTGGTATTATCTTCCTTGTGCGCTTGTTCAAAGGAAGTTGGGCTGATAAGTTGAAACTCAAGCAAGCTTAATTCATAATTTACTGTTTTAGTAGATAGCAAAAAAAAGCCGCTCAAGGGTCATCAACGACTCGAGGGCGGCACCAACAATCTATGAATAACTAAAAACCTTTTTCTGAGAAAAAACGGAGTGTCACCACTGCGTCTTTGTTATCCTTACTAACAAATCTTTTCTAACACCTTAGAAATACCTATCTCCAATTTAACTAATAAACCTAAAACCAAATTCTAACTAACTATTAACTCTAACTAAAACCTAAATCAATCAATCTTTATATACCTTAACTAATACCTCTGTATTGTTTTCTATGCTTCTATTAAAGAACTCTTGTTTTCTTTTGACGTTGCAAAGGTACGACGATTTTTGCAACCACACAAGAAATATGATGTACTTTCCTCAAAAAAGTACACTTCTTTTGATATACATCAAGCTGTTGTGTGCGAACACAATCGATTTGTGTGCGAAAACGGGTCTTTTTTACACTTGTTTACAGTGCGCTACAATTTTTCACGATTTTAGGAGTCTGATATAGGTTTCGTAGGGTATAAAACGGCCTCCCATGCGCTTTAAATGTGGTGTTTCAAACTGGCAGTCAATCAGTTTGCCGCCCAGTTTATCGAAGGTTTGTGCCAGATGTATCAGGGCTAACTTTGAGGCGTTGGGTACTAATGAGAACATACTCTCGCCGAAAAAGGCTGTACCTAGGTTTATGCCGTACAGACCTCCCACTAGTGTCTCGCCCTGCCACACTTCAACACTGGCAGCAAATCCCTGTCGGTGCATCTCGGTATAGGCCTCAATCATTTCAGGACCTAACCAGGCGCCTTCGTCGTTGTTGCGGTTTTGGGCGGTGGCGCAGCCACGTATCACCCCTTCAAAGTCTTGATTGATGGTTATCTGTAGTTCGCCCTTCCTGATAACTTGTTGCATGGAGTGGCTTATATGTACTTCGTTAGGAAATATAACGAAGCGCTGCAGCGGACAGTACCATAGCGGCTCCTGCTGGTGTCGGTAGGCAAACCAGGGGAAGAAACCATTGCTGTAGGCTAGCAGAAGTCTGTCAACAGATAGATCGCCGCCCACAGCCACTAATCCATCCTCTTCGCCAAGGTGTGGATCGGGAAACCACAGATCGTTATCCAATTGATAAACTGCCATCGCGTGTACTTATTATAATATGTCCACCTTGTTTCAGACTGCCGAACAGTATCTCGCGCATGAGTAGCGGTTTCAGTCGCTGGGCTATCACGCGGTCCATCTCGCGGGCACCGTATTCGTGGGTGTAGCCCTCGTCAAGCAGCAGCTTAAAGGCCTCGTCGCTCAGTGTCATCTCTACTTGTTTCGCGGTCAGTTTGTCCTGCAACTCGCTTAACTTCTTCTTTAGGATGAGTGTGGCCATCTCGTGATCCATATCGTTGAACACTACCGTGCCCGACAGGCGGTTGATGAATTCGGGCTTGAATGTTTTCTTTACCTGTTTCAACATGGCCTCGCCGCGCGATGTGTTACCTGTAAAGCCTATGTTGGCTTGTGCAGCATATTGGGCACCTGCGTTCGAGGTCATAATCAGTATCACGTTGCGGAAGTCGGCCTTGCGCCCTTTGTTGTCGGTCAAGCGTGCATAGTCCATTACCTGCAGCAGGATATTATAGATGTCCTGATGCGCTTTTTCTATCTCGTCGAGTAGTAACACGCAGTTAGGTGTTTTGCGGATGGCATCGGTAAGTAGTCCGCCATCCTCGTAGCCTATATAGCCTGCAGGCGAGCCTATCAGCTTGGCAACGGTGTGCTTCTCGGTATATTCACTCATATCGAAACGTAGCAACGCTATGCCAAGCTCTTTGGCCAGCACGCGTGCCACCTCTGTTTTGCCCACACCTGTGGGACCAACAAACAATAGTGATGCCAGCGGCTTATTGTCATCAAGCAGTCCGGCTTTCGACATCTGTACAGCTTCTACTACCTGACGGATAGCCTCGTCCTGTCCGTATATCTTCTGGAGCAGACGTGGGGCCAGTGTTTCCAGTTGAGCGTTATCGTCATCGCTGTTCATAGCCATAGTGTCTACCTTGCAGGTTTTTGCCAGTACATCGGCAATATCGACTTTGTTGACGTTTGCAGGTTGTGCGCCATCTTTAAGCTCTGCTGCAGCTCCTGCTTCGTCTATCAAGTCGATGGCTTTATCGGGTAGAAAACGGTCGTTTACGTATTTATAGCTGGCATCAACGGCAAAGTCGAGTGCCGCCTCGTCGTATGTGACGTGATGGAAACTCTCGTATTGCGAGCGTAACTGGCGCACGATGTGCTTGGTTTCTTCGGGTGTTGGCTCGGGAATGTCGATTTGCTGGAAACGGCGCACCAGACCTTTTGAACGGGCAAAGTGACGGTTGTACTCTTCGTAGGTTGTCGATCCGATAAAACGGATGCCGCCAGCTTCTAAGTAAGGTTTCAGCATGTTCGAAGCATCCATGGCGCCCTCGCCGGTGGCACCTGCGCCTACCAGCGTATGTATCTCGTCGATGTAAACGATGTTTTTGTCGCTTTCCTCTTGTATGCCCTCCATTATTTGCTTAATGCGGTTCTCAAAGTCGCCGCGATACTGAGTGCCTGCCAACAGTGTGCCCAGGTCAAGCTGGTATATCTTGCTGCCTTTCAGGCGTTCAGGTAGGTTCTGGTCCTCCTCAATCATGCGTGCAAGTCCCCAAACTAGGGCTGTTTTGCCTACACCGGGTTCGCCCACGTGCAGCGGGTTGTTTTTGTCACGTCGACAAAGTACTTGTATAGTACGCTGCAACTCCTGCTCGCAACCAATCAGTGGGTTGTGCTGTTGGTACAGTGTGTTCATACAGGTAACCAGTCGGCGCCAGGCTTCCTGGCCCTTTTGCTGGTCGCCTGTGCCCAGTTGGTCGGCTAACTCGTAGGCGCTAATCAGGTCGCTCATAAAGTTGCTTTCATTATCGCCTAACGCATCTTTCAGTAGGTAACAGGCCCAAGATTCTGGTAGATTAAGTAACCCCATCACCAAGTGAGGAACATCGAGTGCTGTTGCACTGCTATTGATGATTTGCGCGCAGGCAAACTCTATCAGTTGTCCCATTTGTGTCGATGCTTCGGGTTCGTAATCTATGTCTTCGGGTACGGTCTCTACTTCGTCTAACTTGTTTTCTATTCGCTCCTGAAACAGGTTGGCTGAATAGTAGCTGTCGAGTGTGTTGTAAAACTCATTGTCGTCCATCATTACCAACAGCAGGTGCTCGGGCATGATAAACTCATGTCGGTACTCTTTGCAGCACTTCATAGTATCGCTGAGCATCCTGGCGGCGCGTTTGGTTTGCTTTATCTCTGCCATAGTTATTCCTCTGGTTCAACAGTTAAACGGAGGGGAAATCCCTCTTCACGGGCCATGTTGGTGGCTTTACGCACCTTCGATGTGGCAACGTCATAGCTATAGATACCCACCACTGCTTTGTCGCTATGGTGTACCTGCAGCATGAGTGCCTCGGCCTCTGTCTCACTTTTAAAAAACACTTGTGTAAGTATCTTCACCACAAATTCCATCGTGGTAAAATCGTCGTTGTATATTGTTACTTTGTATCGTCGCGGCTCGCGCAGGTTGGTGTGCTGCCGCTCTTTTGTTGCCGATTGTTCTTTTGCCATATTTCGATTTTCGTTTTAAAAATCGTGGCAAAGATACATTTTTTAGCTGAATTAAGCAAGAAAAACGCTGTAAAATGCTTATAATAAAAAAATCGCTAAGTTCAAAACTTAGCGACCTTTTTAGTTGGGGTACCCGGACTCGAACCAGGAAAGGCAGGACCAGAATCTGCAGTGTTACCATTACACCATACCCCAAAATGTTTTTGCTTAAGAACTCTCTTGTTCTGTTTTGCGGGTGCAAAGGTACTACTTTTTCTTGAACTACCAAAATTTTTTGGGGAAAAATTATAAAAAACCGCAAATTTTTCACTTTTTCTTTGTTTTTTGGGCAATTTACACTACCTTTGTGCACAAATAATAGCAAATTTTGAATGATACAACTTGTAGAAACAATTAAAGACGCGATTCAGGAGAAGAAGGGCTGCGATATTGTAGTGGCCGACCTGACTAAAATAGAAGGAACCATCTGTCAGTATTTCATTATCTGCACTGGCAACTCGCCCACGCAGGTCGAGGCTATTGCTGAGTCGGTGGGGGATATGGTGCGCGAACAGTTAAGCGAGAAACCTGCACACGTAGTAGGACTTGAAAACGCTCAGTGGGTGGCTATGGATTATACTGACGTATTGGTACACATTTTCTTGCCCGATGTGCGCGAGTATTACGATTTGGAACATCTGTGGGAAGATGCACCTCTGACTCGTATTCCAGATTTAGACTAATATATATATAATAGGTATATGGAGAATAATCAAAAACCAAACAATAATAACGGTGCTAACGGTCCTAAGATGAATATGCCCAAGTTCAACATGAACTGGATATATTTCATCGCTATTCTGGCTTTAGGACTGCTTTACTTTACCAGTGGTGGTGCCGAAAATAGTAGCGTAGCAAAAACCGCATCGTATAGCGAGTTCAAAACTATGGTTGAGCGTGGCTATGCCAAAAAGATTGTGGTAAACAAGGCCCAGAGCATGCTACGTATGTATGTAAAGCCCGAACATATCCGTGATGTGTTCCACCAGGGAACGCAGCAAACGGGTGTTGAGCCTTATCTGGAGGTAGAATTCGGTAGCGTAGATCAGGTTGAGCAGTTTGTAGCCAAGGCTAAGGATGAAAAGGTGTTTACCGGTGATCTGGCTTTCGATAATAAACGTGATAACGAGTTCTTATCGCTGATTCTATCTAACCTCATTCCTATTTTATTTATAGTAGGATTGTGGATATTCCTGATGCGTCGCATGGGCGGCGGAGGCGGCGGCGTTGGTGGCGGTGTCTTCAACGTAGGCAAGAGCAAAGCAAAGATGTATGAGAAGGGTGGTGAGTTAGGCATCACGTTTAAGGATGTTGCCGGACAAGCTGGTGCCAAACAAGAGATACAGGAGATTGTTGACTTCCTGAAGAATCCACAGAAATATACCGACTTGGGAGGTAAGATACCCAAGGGAGCCCTGCTGGTCGGTCCTCCGGGAACAGGTAAAACCCTGTTAGCTAAGGCTGTAGCAGGCGAGGCTGGTGTGCCTTTCTTCTCAATGAGTGGTTCTGACTTTGTAGAGATGTTTGTGGGTGTTGGTGCCAGTCGTGTACGCGATTTGTTCCAGCAGGCCAAAACAAAGAGTCCTTGTATCATCTTCATCGATGAGATTGATGCTGTGGGACGTGCTCGTTCAAAGAATCCTGCCATGGGCGGTAACGATGAGCGCGAGAATACGCTGAATGCCCTGTTGACTGAGATGGACGGATTCGGTACAAATAGCGGTGTTATTATTCTGGCTGCTACCAACCGTGCCGATATGCTTGATTCAGCTCTGCTGCGTGCAGGACGCTTCGATCGTCAGATACACGTTGATTTGCCTGATCTGAACGAGCGTAAGGAGGTATTTAAGGTACACCTGAAGCCTGTGAAGATTGACGAAAGCGTAGATATCGACTTCCTGGCTCGCCAAACACCAGGCTTCTCGGGTGCTGATATTGCCAATGTTTGTAATGAGGCTGCGCTGATTGCGGCCCGTCATAATAGTCAGACTGTAACGAAGCAGGACTTCCTGGATGCCGTTGACCGTATTATTGGCGGACTTGAAAAGAAGACCAAGGTGATGAC is a genomic window of Xylanibacter ruminicola 23 containing:
- a CDS encoding OstA-like protein, which produces MKVGLSRAALFLSIVLMVGFVSAFAQQKQQRRRPAARKTAKAKDTRVYLVHADVLHYDQLKNPDATILNGKVHFTHQGARLYCDSAYFYEASNSFEAFGHVKMYQGDTLSLLSDYAYYDGNEQMARARYNVVLKHKKTTLYTDSLDYDRLYDNAYFFEGGKMIDGKTTLTSDWGEYNTKSKMSVFNYDVKMKSPKFFLTTDTLYYDTRLSMAHIVGPSNITSGESHIYSEQGYYDTKNDRARLMNRSVLSNQGKMMVGDSVYYDSKQGFSQAFRNVVYVDSVNKNKLTGNYGEYYENTGFALCTDSAVAIDYSQGDSLFMHADTFKVVTYNIETDSVYRKIFAFHHVRAFRNDVQAVCDSLIYNSLDSCMTLYHDPIVWNNNQQLVGDRIEVFMKDSLIDHAHVIDNCFSIQQLRSDTTLYNQVSSKEMFAYFIDGAIHEAQAKGNVLIGYYFEEGDSVAIIYNYQETSELRMFLKDRKLQKVWTPKSSGTMYPLNQIPNDRKHLPGFAWYNYVRPMNRYDIFNWREKKSVEN
- the mutL gene encoding DNA mismatch repair endonuclease MutL → MDLIHLLPDSVANQIAAGEVIQRPASVIKELVENSVDAGAKTIHVIVVDAGRTSIQVIDDGKGMSETDARLAFERHATSKISQADDLFALHTMGFRGEALASIAAVAQVELQTRRQEDEIGTKVSIAGSKVTRQEPVSCPVGSNFKVDNLFFNVPARRKFLKTNATELNNILTAFERIVLVYPDIHFTLHNNGVEMLNLRAGSVRQRIADVFGKQYNQDLVPVEVHTAMCTVSGFVGKPEAARKKTGCDYFFVNGRFMKHPYFHKAVMKAYDRLVPEGMAVPYFLYIEVEPGEIDVNIHPTKTEIKFENEQAIWQILSAAVRDGIGKYCEVPSIDFDTQGQPDIPLFDSNSNTFQDSFAAPKVNYNPDYNPFKQSGGSSSSSVPNQWESLYQGVEQGSFREEPVQQPSFFDDENVVAPQSATEILSEKSPAHYQYKGKYLMTAVKSGLMIIDQHRASIRVLYDRYLNQHDGHVISTQKMLFPETITFSPSEGVTMQQLLPELTAYGFDLSDLGGNTYAVNGIPAGLEGINPQNLLHDMLSSTSAADSIEAIHTALALRLAQSAAIPYGQILTNDEIESIINDLFSCSNVNYTPDGKAILCILPQGDIEHLLG
- the clpA gene encoding ATP-dependent Clp protease ATP-binding subunit ClpA; its protein translation is MAEIKQTKRAARMLSDTMKCCKEYRHEFIMPEHLLLVMMDDNEFYNTLDSYYSANLFQERIENKLDEVETVPEDIDYEPEASTQMGQLIEFACAQIINSSATALDVPHLVMGLLNLPESWACYLLKDALGDNESNFMSDLISAYELADQLGTGDQQKGQEAWRRLVTCMNTLYQQHNPLIGCEQELQRTIQVLCRRDKNNPLHVGEPGVGKTALVWGLARMIEEDQNLPERLKGSKIYQLDLGTLLAGTQYRGDFENRIKQIMEGIQEESDKNIVYIDEIHTLVGAGATGEGAMDASNMLKPYLEAGGIRFIGSTTYEEYNRHFARSKGLVRRFQQIDIPEPTPEETKHIVRQLRSQYESFHHVTYDEAALDFAVDASYKYVNDRFLPDKAIDLIDEAGAAAELKDGAQPANVNKVDIADVLAKTCKVDTMAMNSDDDNAQLETLAPRLLQKIYGQDEAIRQVVEAVQMSKAGLLDDNKPLASLLFVGPTGVGKTEVARVLAKELGIALLRFDMSEYTEKHTVAKLIGSPAGYIGYEDGGLLTDAIRKTPNCVLLLDEIEKAHQDIYNILLQVMDYARLTDNKGRKADFRNVILIMTSNAGAQYAAQANIGFTGNTSRGEAMLKQVKKTFKPEFINRLSGTVVFNDMDHEMATLILKKKLSELQDKLTAKQVEMTLSDEAFKLLLDEGYTHEYGAREMDRVIAQRLKPLLMREILFGSLKQGGHIIISTRDGSLSIG
- a CDS encoding peptidylprolyl isomerase: MSIIKKVMTLALLALPLVATAQKKDSIGTVIDEVVWVVGDEAILRSDVEALRMQSAMEGVKWSGNPDCTIPEQIAVQKLFKHQAQIDSIEVTDADVAQEVEQQISYWLEMVDGSRERLEEYKHQNLTQIRADLREEMKDRQMVQKMKQKLVEDIAVTPAEVRRYFSALPQDSLPFVPTEVEVQIVQLTPKIEQEELNRVKDELRNYTERVNKGETRFQTLAQLYSEDPGSARRGGELGLMGRGTLDPAFAAVAFNLTDPKKVSKIVESEFGFHIIQLIEKRGDKVNVRHILRKPVVSQESVDRALGRLDSIAADLRAEKFSFEDAASLISDDKDTRNAKGLLSTDQMRTGKTSSKFRMQDLPAEIAKAVDTLKVGEISNAFQMINQRGKTVCVIAKLKSRTEGHKASVTEDFQIMKDVVLNKRREDRIHQWVVDKIKSTYTRLNDDYKDCNFEYEGWIK
- a CDS encoding MATE family efflux transporter is translated as MKKVKNSELLLSYIREGREMSQREKLWLIVSLSIPSILAQISATIMFFIDASMVGHLGAKASASIGLVETTGWLLGGLASAANMGFSVQVAHFIGANDFEAARRVLRQALVCCMVWALLISITSVAISPFLPYWMGGTAEIARDASLYFGIFGACGIFFQMEGLAGSMLKCSGNMKIPSMLNIGMCVMDVVFNYLFIYILGLGVMGAAIGTGMAMLVTASLMLYFLLVRSKMLSLVGRPGSFKPKADTIGTAFRIGAPMGLQHLLMGSAQMVSTLIVAPLGTIAIAAHSLAITVESLCYMPGFGIAEAATTLVGQGIGAGQKQLTRSFAHMSVGLGMMVMTLMGVLMWTFAPQLMAIMSPVDEVIALGAQVLRIEAWAEPMFAAAIVVNGIFVGAGDTIIPAIMSLGSMWAVRLSLAATLAPKWGLMGVWTAMAIELTFRGIIFLVRLFKGSWADKLKLKQA
- the aat gene encoding leucyl/phenylalanyl-tRNA--protein transferase; this encodes MAVYQLDNDLWFPDPHLGEEDGLVAVGGDLSVDRLLLAYSNGFFPWFAYRHQQEPLWYCPLQRFVIFPNEVHISHSMQQVIRKGELQITINQDFEGVIRGCATAQNRNNDEGAWLGPEMIEAYTEMHRQGFAASVEVWQGETLVGGLYGINLGTAFFGESMFSLVPNASKLALIHLAQTFDKLGGKLIDCQFETPHLKRMGGRFIPYETYIRLLKS